From one Rhodoferax sp. PAMC 29310 genomic stretch:
- a CDS encoding methyltransferase: MFNSPAGATLEPAATPPHPVIHWLEAGEDCSARWRSERGSLPPKKVVLADDTMTADNAYRLACEGTYMLWRGDFHNARQLLQALARRIENTPARKRKKAAQVVPANDVFNRYRLAQSQRARLLNTLLVPFDADYTVPLRRAPDVKQACTAVWGAPGDAATPSVASLRELLGITSSAEWRRVGVEIPELGEGPNNRIFPHYGVFSPVRGEYIKLVASAHVPKHVAGQDALVAFDIGTGTGVLAAVLAQRGVTKVIATDLEPRALVCARENLLQLGLEHKVELVQANLFPEGRAAIVVCNPPWLPARPSTPIEYAVYDEGSRMLMGFLKGLPDHLTPKGEGWLILSNLAEHLGLRIRDELLAAFEANGLRVVSRIDAKPLHAKLGDESDPLHEARTKEVTSLWRLAVIKATQ; the protein is encoded by the coding sequence ATGTTTAATTCCCCCGCCGGCGCAACGCTGGAACCCGCTGCCACCCCACCCCACCCGGTGATCCACTGGCTTGAAGCGGGCGAGGATTGCTCGGCCCGCTGGCGCTCAGAGCGCGGCTCCCTGCCCCCGAAAAAAGTCGTTTTAGCCGACGACACCATGACCGCTGACAATGCTTATCGTCTGGCGTGCGAAGGCACTTACATGCTTTGGCGCGGGGATTTTCACAATGCCCGCCAGTTGCTGCAGGCCTTGGCCCGCCGGATTGAGAACACCCCTGCTCGCAAACGCAAAAAGGCCGCCCAGGTGGTGCCCGCCAACGACGTATTCAACCGTTACCGCTTGGCCCAATCTCAACGCGCCCGCCTGCTCAACACCCTGTTGGTGCCATTTGACGCTGACTACACTGTGCCATTGCGCCGAGCGCCTGACGTCAAGCAAGCCTGCACCGCTGTCTGGGGCGCGCCTGGCGACGCTGCAACGCCGTCGGTAGCGTCTTTGCGAGAGCTGTTGGGGATTACCAGTTCGGCCGAGTGGCGACGTGTGGGAGTCGAGATCCCTGAGCTGGGCGAAGGCCCGAACAACCGCATCTTTCCACACTACGGAGTCTTTTCTCCCGTGCGTGGCGAATACATCAAGCTAGTGGCCAGCGCCCACGTGCCCAAGCACGTGGCGGGGCAAGATGCCTTGGTGGCGTTTGACATCGGCACCGGCACCGGCGTGTTGGCCGCAGTCCTCGCACAGCGGGGTGTGACCAAAGTCATTGCTACCGACCTGGAGCCCCGCGCTTTGGTCTGCGCCCGAGAAAACCTCTTGCAACTCGGCCTTGAGCACAAGGTGGAGCTGGTCCAAGCCAACCTTTTCCCAGAGGGCCGCGCCGCCATTGTGGTGTGCAATCCCCCTTGGCTCCCGGCCCGTCCCAGCACACCGATTGAGTATGCGGTGTACGACGAAGGCAGCCGCATGCTGATGGGCTTTCTGAAAGGTTTGCCTGATCACTTGACCCCCAAGGGCGAAGGTTGGTTGATTTTGTCAAACTTGGCCGAACACCTGGGGCTGCGCATCCGCGATGAACTGCTGGCCGCCTTCGAGGCGAACGGATTGCGCGTCGTGAGCCGTATCGACGCCAAGCCATTGCATGCCAAGCTTGGCGACGAGTCAGACCCCTTGCATGAGGCGCGGACCAAAGAGGTCACTTCGCTCTGGCGCCTCGCAGTCATCAAGGCGACACAGTAA
- a CDS encoding DUF1993 family protein has translation MNPTIYSSSIPIFTQMLGGLQQVLSKAEAHAADKKIDPNALLQARLYPDMFPLLRQVQVATDFAKSVAARLAGVEVPKLADDEQTFADLQARISTVLNFIAGLDTAQFESAATREIVSQAGTPKEKRFTGNSYLLNYGLPHFFFHTTTAYAILRHNGVEVGKKDYVGTY, from the coding sequence ATGAACCCCACCATTTACAGCTCATCCATTCCCATTTTCACCCAAATGTTGGGGGGACTGCAGCAGGTGCTGAGCAAGGCTGAGGCCCACGCCGCTGACAAGAAGATCGATCCCAACGCCTTGTTGCAAGCCCGCCTGTACCCTGACATGTTTCCCTTGCTGCGCCAGGTTCAAGTGGCCACCGACTTTGCGAAAAGCGTCGCAGCCCGCCTCGCTGGCGTCGAAGTCCCAAAATTGGCTGATGACGAACAGACTTTTGCAGACCTTCAGGCGCGAATCTCCACGGTGCTGAATTTTATTGCAGGCCTTGACACGGCTCAGTTTGAGTCAGCCGCCACCCGAGAAATCGTGTCCCAGGCCGGTACGCCGAAAGAGAAGCGCTTCACGGGAAACTCCTACTTGCTCAACTATGGGCTGCCCCACTTTTTCTTTCACACCACCACCGCTTATGCCATCCTGCGGCACAACGGCGTTGAGGTCGGCAAGAAAGACTACGTCGGCACTTATTGA
- a CDS encoding RNA-binding S4 domain-containing protein, which translates to MEKLRIDKWLWVSRFYKTRSLAADEVDKGRVSVNGTTVKPAKELKIGDAIEIQIGAVSRRVIVAGLSDKRGSAPVAAQLFNETAESQAKRIAAAEQRRLAPEPALSLAQGRPTKRDRRTLEKAKGWQAPE; encoded by the coding sequence ATGGAGAAGCTCCGTATCGACAAATGGCTTTGGGTCAGCCGTTTCTATAAGACGCGCAGTCTGGCCGCTGACGAAGTTGACAAGGGGCGAGTGTCTGTCAATGGCACTACCGTCAAACCAGCCAAAGAACTGAAAATTGGCGATGCCATTGAAATTCAAATCGGCGCCGTCTCACGTCGCGTGATCGTCGCCGGCCTAAGCGATAAACGGGGATCAGCGCCTGTTGCGGCGCAGTTGTTCAACGAGACGGCAGAGTCGCAGGCCAAGCGTATTGCCGCCGCCGAGCAACGCCGGTTGGCACCAGAACCTGCGCTGAGTCTGGCGCAGGGGCGTCCGACCAAACGCGACCGCAGAACCCTTGAAAAGGCCAAAGGCTGGCAAGCACCTGAATAG